Within the Marinobacter sp. SS13-12 genome, the region CTGGATGACAATGCCTGCAAGGTTATTCTGACCCTGGAGTTCGAGTTTTCCGGGTCACTGTCGCGCATGACGTTCGGGCCGGTATTCAATCAGGCGGCGACGACAATGGTGGACGCTTTTTGTCGACGTGCTGACGAGCTTTATCGCGGAGGTGAGTCGTGATTGATGTGGAAGTGGCGTTTGCCCGGCCAGACAGGCAGGAGATCATCCGTTTACAGGTGGAAGAGGGTACCTCCGCGGTGGAGGCCGTGCGGCGTTCCGGTATTGCTGCTGTTTTTCCGGAAATTGATCCGGAAAACGACGACATGGGTATCTTTGGCAAGGTCATCAAGGATCCGTCTGCCCATGAGCTGCGGGACGGCGACCGGGTCGAAATCTACCGGCCGCTGAAAATTGATCCCAAGCAGGCCCGGCTCAACCGGGCAAAGAAGAAGGCCTGATGTTGGCTCAGTACGCCGGAGTTTCTTCCAGCAATTGTGCCTCGTAGTAGGAATACTGCTCGTTCTCATAGTAGACAATAACCCGCTGTTCCTTGATGTCGCCACCGCTGCGCTGGAAGGTGTAAACGTAATATTCACGGGAAGGGTCAGCCGGATTGGTCATCAGCGGGGTTCCCAGCAGGGAGTGAACCTGGCTGCGGGACATGCCTTCGGTCAGTGAGGTCAGCTCTTCGTCAGTGAGTATGTTTCCCTGTTGTACGTTGATTTTGTACACACCTGGGAAAGCACAGCCAGTCATGATGAGAGTGAGAATGAGAGCTGTGATCTTTTGCATCGCCGGGGGAAATCCTCTATCTTGAAATCGCCTGCCAGGGGCAGGTGTGACACGGTCTGACCGTTAACATGCGGCTCCATCATACCGGAAGCCGTGAGGCACACCAAAGAGTGAATCGTAACATGTCATCCGAAAACACCGAATTGCGGAAAGTCGGTCTTAAAGTCACTCTGCCGCGAGTGAAAATCTTCAATATCCTGGAAAACTCCGAGGAACATCACCTCAGTGCCGAGGACGTTTACAAAAAGCTTCTGGAACAGGGTGATGACGTGGGCCTGGCGACTGTGTACCGGGTGCTGACCCAGTTTGAGGCTGCAGGCCTGGTTCTGCGCCACAACTTTGAGGGTGGGCATGCGGTGTTCGAGATGGCTGGTGATGACCATCATGACCATATGGTCTGCACGCAGACCGGGGAAGTCATTGAATTCGTTGATGAAGTCATTGAAGAGCGCCAGCAGAAAATCGCCAAAGAGCGTGGCTATGAGATCGTCGATCACAGCCTGATTCTGTACGTCAAACCCATCAAGTCCTGAATGCCGGGATAGAAAAGAAAAAAGGGGCGGGTTTCAGGCCCGCCCCAAAAACTCTCAGGATCGAGAGGGGAATACGTCCGCTTGCTGTAAGTCTTCAGTGATGCGTGGCCTGGCCCTTGGTGAACATTTCATGGGCATGGGCAATGGTGTGTTCGGTCATATCAACACCGCCCAGCATCCGGGCTACCTCGCTTACCCTGCCATCATCGTCCAGTGACTCGATTTTTGAGTAGGTGGCGTCAGCTTCCGTGAACTTACTGACGAACAGGTGTTGGTGGCACTGGGCGGCCACCTGGGCCAGATGCGTTACGCACAGAACCTGCCCGTTATCGCCCAAGCTTCGCAGCAGGCGACCAACCACTTCGGCGGTTCCGCCGCCAATTCCTACGTCTACTTCGTCAAACACCAGTGTGGGTGTCGTGGAGGTTTGAGCAACCACTACCTGAATGGCCAGGCTGATACGTGACAGTTCGCCGCCGGAGGCTACCTTGGCCAGCGGCCGTGCAGGTTGCCCGGGGTTGGCGCTGACCAGGAATTCAATATCTTCCAGGCCATGGGGGGCTGGTTCGTCACCCTTGTTGCGGCTCAGGTGGGTTACAAACTGGACGGCTGGCATGCTCAGCTGCGCCAGCTCTTCAGCGATACGCTGATCCAGGTTGGCCGCGGCCTGTTGCCGTGCCTCTGACAGCTGTGTGGCGAGTTCGTTGAACTGACCAAGTTGTGCTTCCAGTTCTGCTTCCAGTTTTTCTACGCTGCCTTCGCCATCGTCCAGCGAGGCCAGTTCGGCGCTCAGGCTCCGGTGGAATTCAGGCAGGGTTTCCGGTGTGATGCGGTGTTTGCGGGCCATCTGATAGATGGCGCTCAGGCGCTCTTCCACTTCGGCAAGCCTGGCGGGGTCGGCGTCATAGTCTTCCACGAAATGCCGCAGGTTATCCCCGGCCTCGGTAATCTGGATTTGCGCCTCGTTCAGCATCTGGATGGTTTCCGCCAGTGCCGGTACCTCCACGGGCAGTTGTTCCAGTTGCTGCAGCGCCTGCCGCACCAGATTTGCGGCGCTGTTGTCGTCTTCCGTGCACAGCAAAGTGGCCTGGTGGCTGCCATGCAGAACGGCGTCTGCGTGGCTGAGCTGCTCCTGTTCCTGCTCCAGTTGCTCCTGTTCACCCTCCTCCAGGGCGAGCCGGTCAAGTTCCTCCACCTGGTACCGAAGCAGTTGCAGGCGGGCCTCGGCTTCATCAGCATTCTGCCGGCGTTCGGTCAGCCGCTGGTGAGTCTTGTGCCAGATTTTCCAGGCGTCTTTGGTCTGCTCTGCCACCATTTCCACACCGGCAAATTCGTCCAGCAGTTTACGGTGGGTTTCCTTGCGAAGCAGCGACTGGTGCTGATGCTGGCTGTGGATGTCCATCAGGGCGCTGCCCAGGTCCTTCAGGTGTGCGAGCGGGCAGGGCTGGCCGTTGATGTAGGCGCGGGAGCGGCCGTCCTTGCTGATTACCCGGCGCAGGATGCACTCATTGTCGTCATCCAGTTCGTGCTCTTCCAGCCATTGCCTGGCTTCTGCGATCGCGGATACATCGAAGGTTGCGGTGATATCTGCACGCTTGGCACCGTGTCGCACGGCGCCGGCATCAGCACGGCCACCCATGG harbors:
- a CDS encoding outer membrane protein assembly factor BamE, giving the protein MQKITALILTLIMTGCAFPGVYKINVQQGNILTDEELTSLTEGMSRSQVHSLLGTPLMTNPADPSREYYVYTFQRSGGDIKEQRVIVYYENEQYSYYEAQLLEETPAY
- a CDS encoding RnfH family protein; protein product: MIDVEVAFARPDRQEIIRLQVEEGTSAVEAVRRSGIAAVFPEIDPENDDMGIFGKVIKDPSAHELRDGDRVEIYRPLKIDPKQARLNRAKKKA
- the recN gene encoding DNA repair protein RecN, producing the protein MLTQLTVSNYAIAERVELQFGKGMTALTGETGAGKSIVLDALGLAMGGRADAGAVRHGAKRADITATFDVSAIAEARQWLEEHELDDDNECILRRVISKDGRSRAYINGQPCPLAHLKDLGSALMDIHSQHQHQSLLRKETHRKLLDEFAGVEMVAEQTKDAWKIWHKTHQRLTERRQNADEAEARLQLLRYQVEELDRLALEEGEQEQLEQEQEQLSHADAVLHGSHQATLLCTEDDNSAANLVRQALQQLEQLPVEVPALAETIQMLNEAQIQITEAGDNLRHFVEDYDADPARLAEVEERLSAIYQMARKHRITPETLPEFHRSLSAELASLDDGEGSVEKLEAELEAQLGQFNELATQLSEARQQAAANLDQRIAEELAQLSMPAVQFVTHLSRNKGDEPAPHGLEDIEFLVSANPGQPARPLAKVASGGELSRISLAIQVVVAQTSTTPTLVFDEVDVGIGGGTAEVVGRLLRSLGDNGQVLCVTHLAQVAAQCHQHLFVSKFTEADATYSKIESLDDDGRVSEVARMLGGVDMTEHTIAHAHEMFTKGQATHH
- the fur gene encoding ferric iron uptake transcriptional regulator; translation: MSSENTELRKVGLKVTLPRVKIFNILENSEEHHLSAEDVYKKLLEQGDDVGLATVYRVLTQFEAAGLVLRHNFEGGHAVFEMAGDDHHDHMVCTQTGEVIEFVDEVIEERQQKIAKERGYEIVDHSLILYVKPIKS